The genomic window TTTAGCATGAAGGCTAGAACGAGAGCTACCTAGCCATGAATGTTTCTTTTTAAGTTCTGGATCAATCTTTGTTTCATATAGTTTTACCCCCCCATCAAGCATTATTTGACGGTATTTGGCATACCAACCATGAACGGCAAATACATCATTTGAAGCAAGAGAGTTCGTTACAATAGTAATATTTAGTCCATTTTTTGCCGCAGCTGCTAATGTTTTTGCTCCAGCTTCTGTAGGAACAAAATATGGAGATATCAATAAAAAATCCGTTTTTGCTTTACTGATCATCGCAGACAATTGATGAAGCAATAGATCATCTTGGCTATTTTCTACTTTATACGGTGTATCATAAACAAGCTCAGCATCAGCCCAATAGAACGGTAGTGTCTGATTTAACAGTTTTTGTACCATTGGATGTTGTTTTAATGAGCGGGCATAATCAGAGCTTAGATACTGTTTTTGAGCATGTTTCCATTGTTGTAGCTGTGCTGTAGTTGGTAAATGTACTTCAGATACTAATGCTTCAATTGGCATTGCTGGTTTGCTATTCCAGTACTCATCAAATTGGCGTGAAACCTGCGGAATAATTTTTCCCATCATTAATAGGTCAAAATCACCAAACTCGACATTACCATTTGCCGAGAAGTATTCATCACCGATATTACGCCCACCAGTAATTGCAAATACACCATCTGCAATAATGGCTTTATTGTGCATGCGACGATTAAGACGATCAAAATCAGTCAAAAAGCTTAATGGTTTAAAACTACGATTACCAAATGGATTAAATAAGCGTACTTCGACGTTAGGATGCGCAGATAGGCTCGCTAAGGCTTGATCATCACGATTTTGCATATCATCTAATAATAGACGTACTCGTACACCACGCTCAGCTGCTTGATATAAATACCATGTAAGTAGATTACTGGTTGCATCATCTCGATAGATATAATATTGCACATCAAGAGTTTTTTGTGCACCTTCAATAACTGCTAGACGTGCAAGAAATGCTGCTTGACCATCTCCAAGAGGATAAAAACCCGTTTTATCAGGATGCGCTTGTGTATAAGGACGCGTGTGCTGATAAAAAGTAGTATTGAAGTTATCAACATTACTATGAGTGGTTGTTTTCAGAGTAGATAGCGGCTGTGCGCACCCAATCAATGTTAAGGCACTGGTAGCAATAAGTGAGTGAGTAAAAAGTTGCTTGAAACGACTAAAAGTAATCATTAGAAAACATTGTTCTGGAAAAAGTGCGACGATTTTACCTGCAATTATAAATTAGTGCCTTAGAAAAATAAGTGAATGATTAATTTTGATTGTTGGGTATGCTTATTCAGTATTTGTTGTTATTTGTATGTCATTGTTGACACTTTTAAGATAGAAAAAAGCCTCAAATAGTATGGTTATTTGAGGCTTAAATAATGGTTATATTCAGAGCTTAACTTGCTACTGCATCAGTACCATGCCATTGATAATGGTTATTAGGCTTTTTACTTACAATCCCTTGAGTTAATAATTCCTTAAAAATAGCATCAACTTCATCCGCGGTTAATTTAAGTAACTTGCTAACAGCACGCTTGCTACAGTTTACTTGATTTTTTGTCAGTGCTTCGACAGCTTGTTCATAGGCCGTTTTTGGTGGCTCTGGCTTAACGTCTTCAACAATAATTTCATCTTCATCACTGATATCAGTAATGGATGATGTTCCAATCGTTGATGGATCAAAATGGGCTAATAATTGTGTTTGATCTTGGTCGTTATAATCATTAACAGATAATAGCTGTTGGCGCTTAAACTGATAACGGAACCGATTTTCTTCACCAATTAAACCTACAAAAAAGGCGGCAAAGAAATCAAGTAATACTGATAAAAAAATAACTAAGCCAAGTTGAGCCGTTTGATTACTGACATTGAACGTTGTGGCTAGGCTGTCGATTAGCCCAAGTACCGATCCTTGGCCGACAACTGGCGTAGTATCACGTTCAATTGCAATTTGTTGTTGCTGTTTACGCAGTGCTTCATTTTCTTTCTGAATACGTGTTACACCAGAAGCAATACGCTCCATTTGGATGTATTTTTCGGCAGCAACATTATTAAGATCTATTTGTTTCTCAATGGCTTGAATCTGCATGTTAAAGGCATTGATTTTACTTTGCTGTACATTAGCTTCACTGTGAGCCTTATTTGTTGCACTATTAATGCCGCCAACTGAGCCACCAATGGAAATAACAGCGAGTACTGCATAAAACGTAAACGCAGTAAACGTACCACTGTAGTTACGGCGTGCTTTACGTTCTCCAACTTCGTACCATGCGAAAAATTTTCCCAATTCAAAAATGACAGCTAAGCCGCCAAAGAGAAATTTCATCAGGGGATCATCATCAATGGATAAAAACAACAATAGTGAAAACACAATTGAAGCAAGAATAGCAGCACCTGTGAAGCTATAAACACTCCACATTGCGAAAATCCCTTTAGGGAAGCGAACAGGTATATTTTGATTGAAATACATAAAAATATCTAAGTAAGGTGCATTTGTTCAGCTGGTCACATTATTGCGGCGAGCACGTAAAAGTATTCTAGGATACAGTAAAATATGAGTAAATCCTTTATAAAAAGTGGTACTCCAAACCTTTATGGTTATAATTTATTCAATATAAGTGAAATCGTTTATGTGAAGGCTCTCATATTGTTATTCATAATATCTAATAGATAAGTAATTAGCGGTATAAAAAAGATCTTATTTATAGTGGTTCAATGTCACGACGATATTTGATAGTAGATGGAAAATGTGAATATTTTATGTCTACACTTAATGAATGATTATTTTGATTAGGAAGATGTTTTATGTTTTATGTAAGCCACCATCAACTCATTGAGCGGCAACAAAATATTTATGATATTGCATCTTTTAATCATAAGTTACCGCATGAAATGGTGCTGCATTCAACATTTATTTATGTAGAAGAGGGCTATTTTCAATGTTTTTGGGAGGCAAAAAGTACAGAGGTACTACAACAATATATTTATACTGCACTAGGCGATGAGTGTATAACGGAGTGTTATAGTGTGGATCCTATGACAGCTATCGCATAGGTTTTTTATTAATAAGCTATTTATATATGTTTGTTGGTCTATTATCAGTCTATGTTGTGTGACTATGGTCGCTAGTATTATGTATAAAAAGTGATACTTAGCACAAAAAAATATTCTATTAATAATATTATCTTTACCATAAATAAACCTTAACAATTTAACTTATGGTGTAAGTAATGAATAAAAATCCTGTTTGTATTGCTATGTTTGTTGCTGGTCTGTGTGTGAGTTCATTATCTGTTGCTGCTGATTTACCTAATATCAAAATTTTAGCCACAGGAGGAACCATTGCAGGGGCTGGTCAATCGGCAACTGAATCTGCTTATACTTCAGGTCAAGTTGGTATTGAATCATTAATTAAAGCTGTACCTGCAATGACAAAAATTGCCGATGTTAGCGGTGAGCAAGTGGTTAATATTGGTTCTCAAGATATGAATGATCAAGTGTGGTTGACTTTATCTAAACGTATTAATGAATTATTAGCTCAAGATGATGTTGATGGCGTGGTAGTAACACATGGTACTGACACCATGGAAGAAACGGCTTACTTTCTTGATCTAACTGTTAAAAGTGATAAGCCAGTAGTACTTGTTGGTGCGATGCGTCCATCAACAGCGGTGAGTGCTGATGGCCCTGCTAATTTATATAATGCTGTTGTTACTGCGGTAGATAAAGATTCAAAAGGACGCGGAGTATTGGTCGCAATGAACGATACGGTATTAGATGCGCGTGATGTAACAAAAACGAATACCACAGCCGTTGATACTTTCCGTTCAACTAACTTTGGTTCATTAGGTTATATCCATAATAGTGATGTTATTTACCAACGTGCGCCAGAACGTCACCATACGACAGCAACCCATTTTGATGTATCAAAACTAACCAGCTTACCCGAAGTTGGCATCGTTTATAATTACTCCAATGCATCAGCATTACCTGTAACAGCATTAGTGAATGCCAAATTTGATGGTATTGTCAGCGCAGGTGTGGGTAACGGTAATATGTATAAAGCAATTTTTGATGAATTAGCAAAAGCAAGTAAAGAAGGGATTATGGTGGTGCGTAGTTCACGTGTACCGACAGGATCGACAACATTAGCAGCTGAAGTTGATGATGCTAAATATGGTTTTGTTGCTGCGGGCACACTTAATCCACAAAAAGCACGTATTTTATTAATGCTATCGTTAACACAAACAAAGAACTATAAAGATGTACAACAGATGTTTCAGTATTACTAATGCTTAATATTTAAATAACAACACAACAAGACACAATATTAAGTCTTGTTGTGTTGTACTGTTTTGACTTGACTATTATTTGGTGCTTGCCTGTAGGTCACTGATTGCTTTTTTCAGTGCATCAGGATTGTAACCGTTAATAATAGTAATATTGTCGGTAGTAATATTATTTGTCGGCATTACGATTAATGCTGGTGTACCTTGGAAACCCAGTTTACTAAATAGTGTAAAGTTATTTAGGAAGGTATTATTTGCATCAAATTTAGATACATCAACACCAACACTTGTTGCGATAGTATTAATATCTTGTTTGGTTAATTTACCTTCGTCTTTACCTGTTGCGAATACAGCATTATGGTATTTAGCATAGGTTGCGCCACCTTTTTGTTGGTAGATCCAATTACCCATATCTGCTGCATATTTTGATGCTTCCCAACGTGATGCAAAAATAGGTGTTTCTTTAAAGATAAATTTCACATCTGGATTTTTGGCTTCTAATTGTTTCACTGTATCGGCAATTTTAGAGCAATACATGCACTGATAATCAAAGAATTCAATTACATTCACTTTAGCGTCTTTAGGGCCAATGAATGGTGTCGCTTTATCATTTAAAAGTTGAGCTGCGTTAGCAATAACGACTTTTTTAGCTTCAACTTGTTGAGCTTGCATTTGTTGTTGTTGTAATGTTTGAGACGCTTTTACTAATACATCTGGATGATTAATAATATATTGACTCGCAATTTGTTCAATTTGTGCTTTTTGTTGAGCAGTAAAATCACCAGTGCTATTAGTTGTTGTTTCATTACAACCTGTAAGTAATGCACCGAGTAGAATAGGTAGAAGTAATTTTTTCATTGTATTATTAATCACTATAAATATATTTATTGGTTAGAGTAATGATAGAATAAATTAGTTCAGATTGTTTTAGTAAAATGTTAGTTTTTAATAATTAAATAGCATAATAGAAATAATAGTTAGAGACATTATTTAAAATAATTAAATGTTATTTTTTACGTTTATTTTTCATGGATCTTATATTCCAAATAAAACAATTATATAATGTGATAACTATCACTTTATATATTAAGGTGAATCGTTAGATTATTCATTCACTTTTTTTGATGATTTATTCTAAAATGAAAAAGACATTTACTGCGATCACTATTTCTTCTTTATTGGCTTTTAGTCTTGTTTCTGGTTCGGTAATGGCTGAGCCAAAAGTACCAGCAACTGAAACAGGTTATAGCACTATTCAGTTAACACAAATGGGTCAACCTAAAACGGTTGACTGGGTTACAGTAGAACAAATTGCTCAACAGCTCAAAGGTAAACCACCAATGGCGGTAGGTTTTGATATTGATGATACTGTATTATTTAGTTCTCCTGGTTTTTATCGTGGCAAACAAGTCTTTTCTCCAAACAATTTTAGCTATTTAAAAGATCAAAAATTCTGGGATAAAATGAATTGTGAGTGGGAAAAATTTAGTATTCCTAAACAAATTGGTCAAGAGTTAATTGCTATGCACCAACAGCGTGGCGATGATATTTATTTTATTACTGGTCGCGATCCTTCAAAATGTGAAATCACCACGCAATATTTAAAAGATGTGTTTAATATTAAACACATGAATAAAGTTATTTTTGCGGGTTCTAGCAAAACAACTAATACGAAAACGCCTTACATAAAGGCTGAAAATATTAAAGTATATTACGGCGATTCTGATGGTGATATTACAGCGGCCCGTGATGCGGGCGCTGTGGGTATTCGTATTATGCGTCCAGCGAACTCAACCAATCGTCCTATTGCTAAAAATGGTATTTATGGCGAAGAGGTTGTTGTTAACTCACAATACTAATTACTATTTATAAGCATAATATTTGCGTTTCCTGAAGATAATAAATGCCTGAACTATAATAAATAGGTCAGGCATTTTTATATGTATTTATTGTCTTAATGTATTGATGATTCTGACTAATACTTATTAGCGTAATGAATGTGGTAGTATTGGTCGACATAAAAACAGCATTAAAAGAGGTAAATATCGATGCTAGTGATTTCTAATGCTGTGAGTTTAGGTGATTGGGAGATTGAATTAACGGCTATTCGTGCTCAAGGTGCGGGTGGGCAAAATGTTAATAAAGTCTCGAGTGCGATCCATTTACGGTTTGATATCAATCGTTCTTCTCTGCCTGAATTTTATAAAGAACGATTACTAAAGTTATCAGATAGTCGAATAACTAAAGATGGTGTCATTGTCTTAAAAAGTCAGCAGCATCGAACGCAAGAAATGAACCGTGAAGAAGCATTGTCACGTTTAAAGCAATTAATTCAAAGTGTAATGACGATTCAAAAAGCCCGTCGAGCAACAAAGCCAACTAAAGGCTCTCAAATTCGAAGAATGGATAAGAAAAATCAGCGGGGTAAAACGAAGCAATTACGCGGCAAAGTAGATATGTAGCGAGAAGTCATCGGTAAGATTATTGTTGAAGGTGTTTTAGCCTCTTTAATGTACTGTTAATTGCATCGTCTTATTGGCTGTTATTGCGACTAT from Photobacterium toruni includes these protein-coding regions:
- a CDS encoding phospholipase D family protein, which translates into the protein MITFSRFKQLFTHSLIATSALTLIGCAQPLSTLKTTTHSNVDNFNTTFYQHTRPYTQAHPDKTGFYPLGDGQAAFLARLAVIEGAQKTLDVQYYIYRDDATSNLLTWYLYQAAERGVRVRLLLDDMQNRDDQALASLSAHPNVEVRLFNPFGNRSFKPLSFLTDFDRLNRRMHNKAIIADGVFAITGGRNIGDEYFSANGNVEFGDFDLLMMGKIIPQVSRQFDEYWNSKPAMPIEALVSEVHLPTTAQLQQWKHAQKQYLSSDYARSLKQHPMVQKLLNQTLPFYWADAELVYDTPYKVENSQDDLLLHQLSAMISKAKTDFLLISPYFVPTEAGAKTLAAAAKNGLNITIVTNSLASNDVFAVHGWYAKYRQIMLDGGVKLYETKIDPELKKKHSWLGSSRSSLHAKTFIIDRSKVFVGSFNFDPRSAYLNTELGVFVDSKPFADVFYKNLNNLLEKSAYRLALNDNNDIIWIDDNSGQQFDSEPDSSAMLKMGAWLAGALPIEKHL
- a CDS encoding Preprotein translocase subunit SecY; amino-acid sequence: MYFNQNIPVRFPKGIFAMWSVYSFTGAAILASIVFSLLLFLSIDDDPLMKFLFGGLAVIFELGKFFAWYEVGERKARRNYSGTFTAFTFYAVLAVISIGGSVGGINSATNKAHSEANVQQSKINAFNMQIQAIEKQIDLNNVAAEKYIQMERIASGVTRIQKENEALRKQQQQIAIERDTTPVVGQGSVLGLIDSLATTFNVSNQTAQLGLVIFLSVLLDFFAAFFVGLIGEENRFRYQFKRQQLLSVNDYNDQDQTQLLAHFDPSTIGTSSITDISDEDEIIVEDVKPEPPKTAYEQAVEALTKNQVNCSKRAVSKLLKLTADEVDAIFKELLTQGIVSKKPNNHYQWHGTDAVAS
- the ansB gene encoding L-asparaginase 2, yielding MNKNPVCIAMFVAGLCVSSLSVAADLPNIKILATGGTIAGAGQSATESAYTSGQVGIESLIKAVPAMTKIADVSGEQVVNIGSQDMNDQVWLTLSKRINELLAQDDVDGVVVTHGTDTMEETAYFLDLTVKSDKPVVLVGAMRPSTAVSADGPANLYNAVVTAVDKDSKGRGVLVAMNDTVLDARDVTKTNTTAVDTFRSTNFGSLGYIHNSDVIYQRAPERHHTTATHFDVSKLTSLPEVGIVYNYSNASALPVTALVNAKFDGIVSAGVGNGNMYKAIFDELAKASKEGIMVVRSSRVPTGSTTLAAEVDDAKYGFVAAGTLNPQKARILLMLSLTQTKNYKDVQQMFQYY
- a CDS encoding DsbA family protein, encoding MKKLLLPILLGALLTGCNETTTNSTGDFTAQQKAQIEQIASQYIINHPDVLVKASQTLQQQQMQAQQVEAKKVVIANAAQLLNDKATPFIGPKDAKVNVIEFFDYQCMYCSKIADTVKQLEAKNPDVKFIFKETPIFASRWEASKYAADMGNWIYQQKGGATYAKYHNAVFATGKDEGKLTKQDINTIATSVGVDVSKFDANNTFLNNFTLFSKLGFQGTPALIVMPTNNITTDNITIINGYNPDALKKAISDLQASTK
- the aphA gene encoding acid phosphatase AphA translates to MKKTFTAITISSLLAFSLVSGSVMAEPKVPATETGYSTIQLTQMGQPKTVDWVTVEQIAQQLKGKPPMAVGFDIDDTVLFSSPGFYRGKQVFSPNNFSYLKDQKFWDKMNCEWEKFSIPKQIGQELIAMHQQRGDDIYFITGRDPSKCEITTQYLKDVFNIKHMNKVIFAGSSKTTNTKTPYIKAENIKVYYGDSDGDITAARDAGAVGIRIMRPANSTNRPIAKNGIYGEEVVVNSQY
- the arfB gene encoding alternative ribosome rescue aminoacyl-tRNA hydrolase ArfB, giving the protein MLVISNAVSLGDWEIELTAIRAQGAGGQNVNKVSSAIHLRFDINRSSLPEFYKERLLKLSDSRITKDGVIVLKSQQHRTQEMNREEALSRLKQLIQSVMTIQKARRATKPTKGSQIRRMDKKNQRGKTKQLRGKVDM